One genomic region from Kineobactrum salinum encodes:
- a CDS encoding sulfite exporter TauE/SafE family protein, giving the protein MEFWFIFYLILGALTGVLAGLFGVGGGAVMVPVLAVLFAAQGFPSDYIVHLALGTSMAAIVPTSIASLGAHNRRNAVLWPAVRGLAPGILLGTFAATFLAAYLQPRPLAIFFCIFMSYVAAQMILNRKPSPSRQLPGLAGLSVVGAGIGGVSALVALGGGTMTVPFLAWCNVRLQTAIGTSAAVGFPIALAGSAGYILNGWDTVGLPAHTLGFVYWPAVLAMAATSLFFAPLGARLAHRLPVTILRRLFAGLVILLALQMLRTVF; this is encoded by the coding sequence ATGGAATTCTGGTTTATTTTCTACCTTATTCTGGGCGCACTGACAGGTGTGCTCGCCGGACTGTTCGGCGTGGGCGGCGGAGCGGTCATGGTGCCGGTACTGGCCGTGTTGTTCGCCGCCCAGGGTTTCCCGTCCGACTATATCGTACATCTGGCCCTGGGCACCTCGATGGCGGCCATCGTGCCGACCTCCATTGCGAGCCTGGGTGCTCACAACCGGCGAAATGCCGTGCTGTGGCCAGCCGTGCGCGGGCTGGCCCCCGGTATTTTGCTGGGAACCTTTGCCGCCACATTTCTCGCCGCCTATCTGCAGCCTCGGCCACTGGCCATCTTTTTCTGTATTTTCATGAGCTATGTCGCTGCGCAAATGATCCTCAATCGTAAACCCAGTCCCTCGCGGCAACTGCCGGGGCTGGCCGGCTTGTCGGTGGTGGGGGCGGGTATCGGCGGGGTATCGGCACTGGTTGCGCTGGGCGGCGGCACGATGACGGTACCATTTCTGGCCTGGTGCAATGTCCGCCTGCAAACTGCCATAGGCACCTCGGCTGCGGTGGGCTTTCCCATCGCCCTGGCCGGCTCTGCCGGGTATATCCTGAACGGCTGGGATACGGTCGGCTTGCCGGCTCATACCCTGGGCTTTGTGTACTGGCCGGCCGTGCTGGCAATGGCCGCGACCAGTCTGTTCTTTGCGCCGTTGGGTGCACGGCTCGCGCATCGATTGCCAGTGACCATACTGAGAAGACTGTTCGCGGGACTGGTGATTCTATTGGCCCTGCAGATGCTCAGAACGGTCTTCTGA
- the lpxL gene encoding LpxL/LpxP family Kdo(2)-lipid IV(A) lauroyl/palmitoleoyl acyltransferase: MSRRPPRIRDTRYGSYLHPRWWPTWLGIGLMWLLARLPLRLQWWLGTAVGELAYRLIPRRRHIAEVNIRLCFPELPPDQQQRLVRRAFHSNGIGIMELGLAWFRDPDAFTPVTTVHGLEHVEKALAGGKGVLALGGHYSSLDLCGTLVTRYVKADVMQRDHNNALLNAVMTSARQRNYEVALDSKDLRGLLRRLRENRLIWYASDQDYGRKGIVFAPFFGVPAASITATSRIVERSGCAVVPFSHFRREDQPGYDIYFHPPLTGFPSGDDLADATTVNRVIENEVRRHPEQYLWMHRRFKTRPSREEPGFY, encoded by the coding sequence GTGAGCAGGCGCCCCCCGAGAATCCGTGATACCCGTTATGGCAGCTATCTACACCCCCGCTGGTGGCCCACCTGGCTGGGCATCGGCCTGATGTGGCTGTTGGCCCGGCTGCCGCTGCGGCTGCAGTGGTGGCTGGGCACCGCGGTGGGCGAGCTGGCCTATCGCCTGATTCCCCGCCGCAGGCATATCGCCGAGGTCAATATTCGCCTGTGCTTTCCCGAGCTGCCGCCAGACCAGCAACAGCGCCTGGTGCGCCGTGCCTTCCATTCCAACGGCATCGGCATCATGGAGCTGGGCCTGGCCTGGTTCCGCGACCCCGATGCGTTTACGCCGGTCACCACCGTGCATGGCCTGGAACATGTAGAGAAAGCTCTGGCAGGAGGCAAGGGCGTACTGGCGCTGGGTGGACACTACAGCTCGCTGGATCTGTGCGGGACGCTGGTCACCCGTTACGTCAAGGCGGACGTGATGCAGCGCGACCACAACAATGCCCTGCTCAACGCGGTGATGACCAGCGCCCGGCAGCGCAACTACGAGGTCGCGCTGGACAGCAAGGATCTGCGCGGCCTGCTGCGCCGGTTGCGGGAAAACCGGCTCATCTGGTATGCCTCAGACCAGGACTACGGCCGCAAGGGCATCGTGTTCGCACCCTTTTTCGGCGTACCTGCGGCCTCCATCACCGCGACCTCCCGGATTGTCGAACGCAGCGGCTGCGCGGTAGTGCCGTTCAGCCATTTCCGCCGCGAGGACCAGCCAGGCTATGATATTTATTTCCACCCGCCGCTGACCGGCTTCCCGTCCGGGGATGACCTGGCGGACGCCACCACGGTCAACCGGGTCATCGAAAACGAGGTCCGGCGACACCCCGAACAGTACCTGTGGATGCACCGGCGCTTCAAGACCCGCCCCTCCCGCGAGGAGCCGGGCTTTTACTAG
- a CDS encoding glycosyltransferase codes for MRTLVIIHSLKMGGMERAAVTLADTFAEAGHDSHLLSCRSEPNDLRPGRSDVTLHYYDQQRALLLSGIGIPVFLLSRLLLGILLPRSHFIWVGWLQGWLLGRQLRRLEQRHGCFDRIIFRGLGTFKYFWSLRDARCSYVLENVVHHDRPLWQKKLEWKLVFEQRALVCVSRGVMDSAREAFHLGNITPASLRVITNPCPSRQIRQLAQHPDPDLPREPYIVNVARLVPQKGHELLLEAYALCPAAPNLVLVGDGELRPRLQQQAIALGIADRVRFAGQRDNPYCWMRGAELFVLASEYEGLGMVLIESLACGTPIISVDCPGGVRDVFKGELEQFLCPRSAQQLALHLQATLARLPIAVREAWLEDFEPLTIVRKFLA; via the coding sequence ATGCGTACCCTGGTGATCATTCACAGCCTCAAGATGGGCGGCATGGAGCGGGCGGCCGTCACCCTGGCTGACACCTTCGCGGAAGCCGGCCACGACAGTCACCTGCTGTCTTGCCGCAGCGAGCCCAACGACCTGCGGCCGGGCCGCTCTGACGTGACTCTGCACTATTATGACCAGCAGCGCGCCCTGCTGCTGTCCGGGATCGGGATTCCGGTGTTCCTGCTGTCGCGACTGCTGCTGGGTATACTGCTGCCGCGCTCCCATTTTATCTGGGTAGGCTGGTTGCAGGGGTGGCTGCTGGGGCGCCAGTTGCGCCGCCTGGAGCAGCGCCACGGCTGTTTTGACCGGATCATTTTCCGCGGTCTGGGCACCTTCAAATACTTCTGGTCGCTGCGCGACGCACGCTGCAGCTATGTGCTGGAGAACGTGGTCCACCACGACCGCCCGCTGTGGCAGAAAAAACTGGAGTGGAAGCTGGTGTTCGAGCAACGCGCGCTGGTCTGTGTCTCCCGCGGCGTCATGGACTCAGCGCGGGAGGCCTTCCACCTGGGGAACATCACTCCGGCCAGCCTGCGGGTGATCACCAACCCCTGCCCGAGCCGGCAAATCCGGCAGCTGGCGCAGCACCCGGATCCCGACCTGCCCCGTGAACCCTACATCGTCAACGTCGCGCGCCTGGTGCCACAGAAAGGCCATGAGCTGTTGCTGGAAGCCTACGCCCTGTGTCCTGCGGCTCCCAACCTGGTGCTGGTCGGCGATGGTGAATTGCGGCCGCGACTGCAACAGCAGGCCATCGCGCTGGGGATTGCAGACCGGGTGCGATTCGCCGGCCAGCGCGACAACCCCTACTGCTGGATGCGGGGGGCGGAGCTGTTCGTACTGGCCTCAGAATACGAGGGGCTGGGCATGGTGCTAATCGAGTCGCTGGCCTGCGGCACACCAATCATTTCCGTCGACTGCCCCGGCGGTGTACGCGATGTCTTCAAAGGCGAGCTGGAGCAGTTCCTGTGCCCGCGCAGTGCCCAACAGCTCGCCCTGCATCTGCAGGCTACGCTGGCACGACTGCCGATAGCCGTGCGCGAGGCCTGGCTGGAGGACTTTGAGCCATTGACCATCGTCCGCAAGTTCCTGGCATGA
- a CDS encoding glycosyltransferase family 9 protein, translating to MTDSICILRLSAIGDVTHVIPVVLSLQQQRPGTVITWIIGKLEHRLVGDLPGVEFIVFDKKAGPRAYLDLHRQLRGRHFDALLQMQVALRANVAAALVPARIKVGYDRARSKDLHGLFINQRIAATPGQHVRDALASFLEPLGLEAAPPVWEIPLSAADHDFARAQLDPAHLNLVISPCASHRLRNWPAERYAALADHAIRQHGMRVVLVGSPAAFERAMCAAIEAAMEGPVHNLSGQDTLKQLAALLTHADLLLAPDTGPAHIASAVGTDVLGLYAASNPHRSGPYRSIEWCVDRYPEALLKFTGKRVEEARWGAKAEYPGAMELITVRDACEMLDRWVAARRPSRG from the coding sequence TTGACTGACTCCATTTGCATACTGCGCCTGTCCGCCATCGGCGATGTGACCCATGTAATTCCGGTCGTCCTGAGCCTGCAGCAACAACGGCCCGGCACCGTCATCACCTGGATCATCGGCAAGCTCGAACACCGGCTGGTGGGCGACCTCCCCGGCGTGGAGTTCATTGTGTTCGACAAGAAAGCCGGCCCGCGAGCCTACCTTGATCTGCACCGCCAGCTGCGCGGGCGCCACTTCGACGCACTGCTGCAAATGCAGGTGGCGCTGCGCGCCAATGTCGCCGCAGCGCTGGTTCCGGCCCGTATCAAGGTGGGCTATGACCGCGCCCGCAGCAAGGACCTGCACGGCCTGTTCATCAACCAGCGCATCGCCGCCACCCCGGGCCAGCATGTCAGGGACGCGCTGGCCAGCTTCCTGGAGCCGCTGGGCCTGGAGGCCGCGCCGCCGGTGTGGGAGATTCCGCTGAGTGCAGCCGACCACGACTTCGCCCGCGCCCAGCTGGACCCGGCACACCTGAACCTGGTCATCAGCCCCTGTGCCAGCCACCGGCTGCGCAACTGGCCGGCCGAGCGCTATGCAGCGCTCGCGGATCATGCGATCCGTCAGCACGGCATGCGGGTGGTGCTGGTGGGCAGTCCAGCCGCCTTCGAGCGAGCAATGTGCGCCGCCATCGAAGCAGCCATGGAGGGCCCTGTCCATAATCTCAGCGGCCAGGACACACTGAAACAGCTCGCCGCACTGCTGACCCACGCCGACCTGCTGCTGGCCCCGGATACCGGCCCCGCCCATATCGCCAGCGCGGTGGGTACCGATGTGCTGGGCCTGTACGCGGCCAGCAATCCTCACCGCTCCGGTCCCTACCGGTCCATTGAATGGTGCGTGGACCGCTACCCCGAAGCGTTGCTGAAGTTCACCGGCAAGCGGGTGGAGGAAGCACGCTGGGGAGCGAAGGCGGAATATCCCGGAGCGATGGAGTTGATTACGGTACGCGATGCCTGCGAGATGCTGGACCGCTGGGTGGCCGCCCGCCGGCCTTCGCGCGGCTGA
- a CDS encoding glycosyltransferase family 2 protein — translation MSPEHIGVVITTYNAPLWLAKVLAGYEQQSDSNFTTLIADDGSTAATRKVIDHFRDRCRLRIEHVWQEDGGFRKCRILNRAIADTACDYLVFTDGDCIPEPRMIETHRQLAAPGYFLSGGYIKLTMAVSQTITEQDIQRGVIFDRDWLVARGQPRNHKLWKLLREPWKKRLLNALTPAAPSWNGMNSSTWTRDLRAINGFNEDMPYGGLDRELGERLWNYGHKSKQIRFSTVCLHLDHSRGYAKPEIWERNRRIRQAVKQNRSWWADNGIVKPAEPGS, via the coding sequence ATGTCTCCCGAGCATATCGGTGTAGTAATCACCACCTACAATGCGCCGCTGTGGCTTGCGAAAGTACTGGCAGGCTATGAACAGCAGAGCGACAGCAATTTTACCACGCTGATCGCCGATGATGGCTCCACCGCCGCTACCCGGAAGGTGATAGACCACTTCCGCGACCGTTGCAGGCTGCGGATCGAACACGTCTGGCAGGAGGACGGGGGCTTTCGCAAGTGCCGTATTCTCAATCGTGCCATTGCCGACACCGCCTGCGATTATCTGGTGTTCACCGATGGCGACTGCATTCCTGAACCCCGCATGATCGAAACCCATCGCCAGCTGGCGGCGCCCGGTTACTTCCTGTCTGGCGGCTATATCAAACTGACGATGGCCGTGTCCCAAACAATTACTGAGCAGGATATACAGCGGGGCGTGATATTTGACCGCGACTGGCTGGTGGCCCGGGGTCAACCACGCAATCACAAGTTGTGGAAGCTGCTGCGCGAACCCTGGAAGAAACGCCTGCTGAACGCTCTCACGCCGGCAGCCCCCAGCTGGAATGGCATGAACAGCTCGACCTGGACCCGGGATTTGCGGGCGATCAATGGCTTCAACGAGGATATGCCGTATGGCGGCCTGGACAGGGAGCTCGGAGAGCGGCTATGGAATTATGGCCACAAGTCGAAACAGATCCGCTTCAGCACTGTCTGCCTGCATCTGGATCACAGCCGCGGCTACGCCAAACCGGAAATCTGGGAGCGCAATCGCCGTATCCGTCAGGCAGTAAAGCAGAACCGCAGCTGGTGGGCGGACAACGGTATTGTCAAGCCAGCGGAGCCCGGATCCTGA
- a CDS encoding lysophospholipid acyltransferase family protein: MVLSRARILIALIKLTGKLSLRRAQRMGSALGALVARLPGRARTVTAVNLAIAFPELPAAQRRELLHASLRHTGQVVLEIPLIWEWPVQRCLELVREIDGEDLLQQAVDNGKGVLLLAPHLGNWELCGLYFSSRYRMAALYSPPSLPDFEDYMTRVRGRMGSELVRGDRRGLARLIGLLRNGEVAGILPDQSPRGAGSAYAPFFGMEVRTMTLVSRLLQKSGATPLMTVCERLPDAAGFRLVIRTCEAGMADPDPVVATTALNRSVEACVRRIPEQYQWEYKRFRHRPRGEADPYRVDRSCR, translated from the coding sequence ATGGTACTGTCCCGAGCACGCATCCTGATTGCCCTCATCAAGCTCACCGGCAAGCTGTCCCTGCGCCGGGCCCAGCGTATGGGCAGTGCCCTGGGAGCGCTGGTCGCGCGGCTGCCGGGTCGGGCCAGGACAGTGACCGCGGTGAACCTGGCCATCGCCTTTCCGGAACTGCCAGCCGCGCAGCGCCGGGAACTGCTGCACGCAAGCCTGCGGCACACCGGCCAGGTAGTACTGGAGATCCCGTTGATCTGGGAATGGCCGGTACAGCGCTGTCTCGAACTTGTGCGCGAGATCGACGGCGAGGATCTGCTGCAACAGGCGGTGGACAATGGCAAGGGAGTGCTGTTGCTGGCGCCCCATCTGGGCAACTGGGAACTGTGTGGCCTGTACTTTTCCTCCCGCTATCGCATGGCGGCACTGTACAGCCCGCCCTCTCTGCCGGATTTCGAAGACTACATGACCCGGGTGCGCGGTCGCATGGGCTCGGAACTGGTACGCGGTGACCGGCGCGGCCTGGCGCGGCTGATCGGCCTGCTGCGCAACGGGGAGGTAGCCGGCATCCTGCCGGACCAGAGTCCCAGGGGGGCTGGCTCTGCCTACGCGCCTTTTTTCGGCATGGAGGTGCGCACCATGACGCTGGTATCCAGGCTGCTGCAGAAATCCGGTGCCACGCCGCTGATGACGGTCTGCGAACGACTGCCTGACGCCGCGGGCTTCCGGCTGGTTATCAGGACCTGTGAAGCCGGCATGGCCGACCCCGACCCGGTGGTCGCCACCACGGCACTGAACCGTTCAGTGGAGGCCTGCGTGCGGCGTATTCCCGAGCAGTATCAGTGGGAATACAAGCGTTTCCGGCATCGGCCACGCGGTGAAGCCGATCCCTACCGGGTCGACCGAAGCTGTCGCTAG
- a CDS encoding DUF6165 family protein codes for MTDVITVPVSFGEVLDKITILEIKSERISDAAKLANVRQELEALNTTWAQAVPDQAHIAELRRQLKAVNESLWVIEDDIRDCEKAQDFGPTFIELARAVYVTNDRRAALKKDINLALGSRFVEEKSYQDYSAK; via the coding sequence ATGACTGACGTCATTACCGTCCCCGTCTCTTTTGGCGAGGTACTGGACAAGATCACCATTCTCGAGATCAAGTCAGAGCGCATCAGCGATGCCGCCAAGTTGGCCAATGTGCGTCAGGAGCTGGAGGCGCTCAACACCACCTGGGCTCAGGCGGTGCCCGACCAGGCACACATCGCCGAATTGCGCCGGCAACTGAAGGCGGTGAATGAATCTCTCTGGGTGATCGAGGACGACATCCGGGACTGTGAAAAGGCACAGGATTTCGGGCCGACGTTCATCGAACTGGCGCGGGCGGTGTATGTCACAAACGACCGGCGCGCGGCGCTGAAGAAGGATATCAACCTGGCATTGGGCTCGCGCTTCGTGGAAGAGAAGTCCTACCAGGACTACAGCGCGAAATAA
- a CDS encoding BUD32 family EKC/KEOPS complex subunit, translating to MKCITLLQELHANTRRTRITYRGEVDGTLAAIKCYRRPLFGLIHWLRAERRGRRLRRAGGPVPEIVYSGWLADQRCFCFATGFLEGYRPLREVLQGEPSRDRQFDIIRLLGRTMADIHARGIEQPDGNLTNFMLGSGDVIALVDEDDIRVYPGALAANVALLNLANIASRLVDPDMVQALLDAYLAVLPAERAEAWNQKRFQASVKSWRQCLEAKRAKRNIARVRNFD from the coding sequence ATGAAATGCATCACACTGTTGCAGGAGCTGCATGCCAACACCCGCCGTACGCGGATTACCTACCGCGGCGAGGTAGATGGCACACTCGCCGCGATCAAGTGCTACCGCCGGCCGCTGTTCGGCCTCATACACTGGCTGCGGGCCGAGCGCCGGGGCCGGCGCCTGCGCCGGGCCGGCGGTCCGGTGCCGGAAATAGTCTATTCAGGCTGGCTGGCGGACCAGCGTTGTTTCTGTTTTGCCACCGGTTTTCTCGAGGGTTACCGGCCCCTGCGGGAAGTACTGCAGGGAGAACCGTCCCGCGACCGCCAGTTTGACATCATCCGCCTGTTGGGCCGGACGATGGCGGATATCCACGCCCGGGGCATCGAGCAGCCGGATGGCAACCTCACCAATTTCATGCTGGGGTCGGGTGATGTGATCGCGCTGGTGGACGAGGACGATATCCGGGTCTATCCAGGTGCGCTGGCCGCGAACGTGGCGCTGCTCAATCTCGCCAATATCGCCTCGCGGCTGGTGGATCCGGACATGGTGCAGGCGCTGCTCGATGCCTATCTCGCGGTGCTGCCCGCGGAGCGGGCCGAAGCCTGGAACCAGAAGCGGTTCCAGGCCAGCGTCAAGAGCTGGCGACAGTGTTTGGAGGCAAAACGGGCGAAACGCAATATCGCCCGGGTGCGCAACTTCGATTGA
- a CDS encoding O-antigen ligase family protein gives MSLPPQENPVAAVDAAGHPRPARLRAERLFHWLQWPCLLAVCLFAFTDQILPDIGHVAQVLFILPALVLLFAGRRPACLRAPALFLLATLLVQTSSWLFAPDLAAYGYEPVAEPKLDRLGRWLLFIFAAYWLLPKPGAVAALWLSALAGLLLAPWVTGGGGVELQQAAAGLRVGFGLRNEQHTAMLFGAGFLGLYAQLLYRIANGSLRRVSSAALLGLLLLTGGGVLVTQTRGVWLGVAAGIGLISLLAGWLQGRRHHWAPGKSLGILAVAMLLLLLAAVPAARLMGDFEHERGSITRLPEYIEADLGYDAIGIRVRSWIHALPWLAQRPLTGWGTQGSHLISQHSEGLPPELKRIFTHLHSSYFDLFAQYGAPGVLLFLGLLAWLGRFAVQSWRAGGMPEPVFLFIAGFIVYWLVINAFESFMLYSSGRYLLNLILAGALVYHPRAVAARASACAG, from the coding sequence ATGAGCCTGCCCCCGCAGGAGAATCCGGTGGCCGCGGTCGATGCAGCGGGCCATCCCCGACCTGCCCGGCTCCGGGCCGAGCGTCTGTTCCACTGGCTGCAGTGGCCCTGCCTGCTGGCAGTATGTCTGTTTGCGTTCACCGACCAGATACTGCCGGACATTGGCCATGTTGCCCAGGTCCTGTTCATCCTGCCGGCCCTGGTATTGCTGTTCGCTGGCCGGCGCCCGGCCTGTCTGCGGGCGCCGGCGCTGTTCCTGCTGGCCACGCTACTGGTGCAGACCAGCAGCTGGCTGTTCGCGCCGGACCTGGCTGCCTACGGTTATGAGCCAGTGGCCGAGCCGAAGCTGGACCGGCTAGGGCGCTGGCTGCTGTTCATCTTCGCGGCCTATTGGCTGCTGCCAAAACCGGGCGCCGTGGCCGCACTGTGGCTCAGCGCCCTGGCCGGGCTGTTACTGGCTCCCTGGGTGACCGGCGGCGGCGGCGTGGAACTGCAGCAGGCCGCCGCTGGACTGCGGGTGGGCTTTGGCCTGCGCAATGAGCAGCATACGGCGATGCTGTTTGGTGCCGGCTTTCTGGGCCTGTATGCCCAGCTGCTGTATCGAATTGCCAACGGCAGCCTGCGCAGGGTCAGTAGCGCTGCGCTGCTGGGCCTGCTGCTGCTCACTGGAGGCGGTGTGCTGGTAACCCAGACGCGTGGCGTATGGCTGGGGGTTGCGGCCGGTATTGGCCTCATTTCGCTGCTGGCAGGGTGGCTGCAGGGCCGGCGCCACCACTGGGCGCCGGGCAAAAGCCTGGGGATCCTGGCCGTGGCGATGCTGTTGCTCCTGCTGGCGGCGGTACCGGCGGCCCGCTTGATGGGGGACTTCGAGCACGAGCGCGGCAGTATCACGCGGCTACCGGAGTACATCGAGGCGGACCTGGGCTATGACGCCATCGGTATTCGGGTGCGTTCCTGGATACACGCGCTGCCCTGGCTGGCACAGCGGCCGCTGACCGGCTGGGGCACCCAGGGCAGCCATCTGATCAGCCAGCACAGCGAAGGCCTGCCCCCTGAGCTCAAACGCATCTTCACGCATCTGCACAGCAGCTACTTTGACCTCTTTGCCCAGTACGGCGCGCCGGGTGTGCTGCTGTTCCTGGGTCTGCTGGCCTGGCTGGGCAGATTCGCCGTCCAATCCTGGCGCGCGGGCGGCATGCCCGAGCCGGTGTTTCTGTTCATCGCCGGCTTCATCGTCTACTGGCTGGTCATCAACGCCTTCGAGTCCTTCATGCTGTATTCCTCGGGGCGCTATCTGCTGAATCTGATTTTGGCCGGGGCCCTGGTCTACCACCCCCGGGCAGTCGCGGCCCGGGCGTCAGCCTGCGCTGGCTGA
- the waaA gene encoding lipid IV(A) 3-deoxy-D-manno-octulosonic acid transferase, whose product MPRAIYSLLLRLGLPFILLQLWWSGRRDPRLRANWRQRLGLVETFPEPVIWVHAVSVGETIAAAPLVERLLQRYPRTPILMTAMTPTGTARVQALFGDRVSTAFSPYDTPGSVRRFLDRVRPLALIVMETELWPNMVSLTAQRGIPMLLVNARLSERSAGRYQRVSALLVPVLGDISWIAAQANEDAQRFLRIGARPGQVTVTGSVKFDIQVTGELRAAAGALRTRLGAERPVWLAASTHAGEDRQLLAAHRQLLERHPDALLVLVPRHPERFEPVAALADAAGLRCALRSRGAAAESAQVYLGDTMGELMLLYGAADLAFVGGSLITRGGHNPLEPAAWGLPVLAGPHVFNFEVIYEALAAGQGLITIRDSDELARQLLRLFADRAELTRLGLNAQAVVEANRGALDRVVAGIAEQLPADLGGTVTGPG is encoded by the coding sequence ATGCCACGCGCCATTTACTCCCTGCTGTTGCGCCTGGGGCTGCCGTTTATCCTGTTGCAGCTGTGGTGGAGCGGCCGCCGCGACCCGCGGTTGCGGGCCAACTGGCGCCAGCGCCTGGGTCTGGTCGAGACGTTTCCGGAGCCGGTGATCTGGGTCCATGCCGTATCCGTGGGAGAAACCATCGCAGCGGCGCCACTGGTCGAGCGGTTGCTGCAGCGCTACCCCCGCACCCCCATCCTGATGACGGCGATGACCCCCACCGGCACCGCACGGGTACAGGCATTGTTCGGTGACCGGGTGAGCACCGCCTTTTCTCCCTACGATACTCCCGGATCGGTGCGCCGGTTTCTCGATCGTGTCCGGCCGCTGGCATTGATCGTGATGGAAACCGAACTGTGGCCCAATATGGTCAGCCTCACCGCGCAGCGTGGTATTCCGATGTTGCTGGTCAATGCGCGTTTGTCCGAGCGCTCGGCAGGCCGTTATCAACGCGTCTCCGCGCTGCTGGTACCGGTGCTGGGGGACATCAGCTGGATAGCGGCTCAGGCCAACGAGGATGCGCAGCGTTTTCTGCGCATTGGGGCCCGGCCCGGCCAGGTCACCGTGACCGGCAGCGTCAAATTCGATATCCAGGTAACTGGGGAACTGCGCGCGGCTGCCGGCGCGCTGCGAACCCGGCTGGGCGCCGAACGGCCGGTGTGGTTAGCGGCCAGTACCCACGCGGGCGAGGACCGGCAATTGCTGGCGGCCCACCGGCAGCTGCTGGAACGGCATCCCGATGCACTGTTGGTGCTGGTGCCGCGGCACCCGGAGCGTTTCGAGCCGGTGGCAGCGCTGGCAGACGCGGCCGGCCTGCGCTGTGCACTCCGCTCCCGCGGGGCGGCAGCGGAGTCGGCCCAGGTATACCTGGGCGATACGATGGGGGAGTTGATGCTGCTGTACGGAGCCGCGGACCTGGCCTTTGTCGGTGGCTCGCTGATAACGCGCGGTGGCCACAATCCGCTGGAACCGGCCGCCTGGGGCCTGCCGGTGCTGGCCGGACCCCATGTGTTCAATTTCGAGGTGATCTATGAGGCCCTGGCCGCCGGCCAGGGACTGATCACGATTCGTGACAGCGACGAGCTGGCCCGGCAGTTGCTGCGGCTGTTCGCGGATCGCGCAGAACTCACTCGGCTGGGCCTCAACGCACAGGCCGTGGTGGAAGCCAACCGCGGTGCACTGGACCGCGTCGTGGCCGGCATCGCTGAACAGCTGCCCGCGGACCTGGGCGGTACCGTTACCGGCCCGGGCTGA
- a CDS encoding 3-deoxy-D-manno-octulosonic acid kinase, whose protein sequence is MTTNTQLLRSPGRQLLVDTSFAGVTESWLTPGFWGERARPVATGGRGGAWFLETDRGEMVLRHYLRGGMAARLSRCSYLFTGFRRSRSLAEFNLLQSLAAHGLPVPVPVAALAVRNGLITYRAAILLLRIPGACPLPAVAELEDGQLWRDVGQLLRRFHDCGLDHVDLNCDNILLAEGQLWLIDFDRCRLHTRHGVNARWKRRNMLRLQRSVEKRCQHIPPARREQLWQLLCNGYRGDELSSAAPVGD, encoded by the coding sequence TTGACCACGAACACGCAGCTACTGCGGTCGCCGGGGCGCCAGCTACTGGTAGACACGAGCTTCGCAGGCGTCACCGAGTCCTGGCTGACACCCGGGTTCTGGGGCGAGCGGGCCCGCCCGGTCGCCACTGGCGGCCGTGGCGGGGCCTGGTTTCTGGAGACTGACCGGGGCGAGATGGTGTTGCGACACTATCTGCGCGGCGGCATGGCAGCGCGCCTGTCCCGCTGCAGTTATCTGTTTACCGGGTTCCGCCGCAGCCGTTCACTGGCAGAGTTTAATCTGTTGCAGAGCCTGGCTGCGCATGGATTGCCAGTGCCTGTGCCGGTGGCTGCGCTGGCGGTTCGCAATGGATTGATCACTTACCGCGCCGCGATTCTGCTGCTGCGGATTCCCGGAGCCTGCCCGCTACCTGCGGTGGCTGAGCTGGAGGACGGGCAATTGTGGCGCGACGTCGGCCAGCTGCTGCGCCGCTTTCACGACTGTGGCCTGGATCACGTCGACCTCAATTGCGACAACATCCTGCTGGCTGAGGGCCAGTTGTGGTTGATCGACTTCGACCGCTGCCGGCTGCACACCCGCCATGGTGTGAATGCCCGCTGGAAGCGTCGCAACATGCTGCGGCTGCAGCGCTCCGTGGAAAAGCGCTGTCAGCACATTCCACCGGCCCGGCGAGAGCAGCTGTGGCAGCTGTTGTGCAATGGCTACCGGGGGGATGAGCTCAGTTCCGCCGCCCCGGTGGGGGATTGA